The region tgaaacaaataatttttcagcatcttcataaatttaaagaattgttTCCTGATTAAAACATACTTCCAAAACAGCACTACTTAGTTCATTTACCAGAATCAATTAAGTTGTTAGGTCAACTTGTCAGatcattgttttttagttttgaagcaGCGCATCGGTATTTTAAAGAAACAGCtcagaaacaaaattttaaaagtttaaaattttcattagcAAAACGATGTCAGTTTTTGGAATGCCTAAATTTTGGTAATTCATTTGCAGAAAAGAATTCCCACCCATTTTTTGCCTCTGATAAAAAATGTGGAGTTTTATCAAGCTTGAGCAATGATTATTTAAGAACCTTACGCAGTGACATGGATGCTTGTAGTTTGTTACCtggttttgaaataaaatatgcttACAAAGTCAGTTGGATAATTTTATATGGAACAAAGTATGCTACTAATGGCATTATTGCTGTTTCAGTTATTGGTGACCCTCCTGTTCCAAAAAttgtacaaattaaaaaaataactttaatatctGATTATGTGTACTTTAAGGTGAATCCATACCATACCATACTTTTTGAAAAGAAGTTTCAATCATATTGTTTAGAAATCGAGTCATTAATATCTTATACTGTTCCTTTTAAAGAGCTGGTTGGCTATAATGTTTTCCATATTAAATTTTCTCCAAATGGTTTAATTTATGTGTCTACAAAATGCAACATTGATgaatacaaaaatgaaaacagaatatttctaaactattaaattaaaaattggatTGCTATCTTTCTCTTCTCTATTTATTATGATCTTTATATACTCATATGGATAACATTTATTGATTTGCGTACAAAAGCGATTTAATTCAATAGCGATTTTATTCGTATGATAATgagaaatttttatcaattatcaTATAATATCATTAATTTCCCTAGtcgttaatattattataacattattgacttctttataaatatatatatatatatatatatatatatatatatatatatataatatatatatatatatatatatatatatatatatatatatatatatataatgaaataaaatttatatatatatataaattttaaaaatatatataatcaacATTACACAATATTGTTTCGTCCTTTAGGACTCTTCagtaatgtaataatttttatgggGACAAGTCTTAGCAATACAACTAAATAACCGATTTAaagcagtttaaaaaatttgttgtgtCAAGCCAAAGTGTTTAAACTACTTATTAACGGACCAGCATTACGCAGACAGCAATGATGCATCTCATAAGTAGAGTgctcaacaaaacaaaacataaggAGCTATATCTAACATGTCATATTGCATACTT is a window of Hydra vulgaris chromosome 15, alternate assembly HydraT2T_AEP DNA encoding:
- the LOC136092063 gene encoding uncharacterized protein LOC136092063, with the protein product MYQLYYFRFLESGETNLEYSFWRPYLTSVLTVSKSTTNQISAQKRAKVTVTNNLSTPFGLNKRSPLCSLPGFDVTKQLLQDIIHTLLESVIQYEVRLVLLKFINNGNLTLSQLNLAIQFHTYGYTETLSKPPPLKQCVFNGDKKYKLKYNAYQTQLFLRIFPFLLAPFVRSNDEYYSFIKTLLEIVNIIFSPHYLVHLPESIKLLGQLVRSLFFSFEAAHRYFKETAQKQNFKSLKFSLAKRCQFLECLNFGNSFAEKNSHPFFASDKKCGVLSSLSNDYLRTLRSDMDACSLLPGFEIKYAYKVSWIILYGTKYATNGIIAVSVIGDPPVPKIVQIKKITLISDYVYFKVNPYHTILFEKKFQSYCLEIESLISYTVPFKELVGYNVFHIKFSPNGLIYVSTKCNIDEYKNENRIFLNY